A stretch of Fulvia fulva chromosome 4, complete sequence DNA encodes these proteins:
- a CDS encoding C2H2 finger domain transcription factor sebA encodes MEYAHQTTPPMAQSPFFYYQPEPSPESRQHGHFTPHPQQPHGLPMTIVPSSPEQMMHYQQQQQQAMYHRPQSAHIYYQQHAYGPPPMLTPDASPRQQQKPHYVMQHEAHGLVPIDTECHYFPATPTLSASGSFSSASTPPPTCDIIPTPVNGQSVFFAKPQMVYQPAVKQGCEEEVFSEVLAGGDWTRPGSPPMTPVFLSHHNSASAASGTSYELATGSNSKQVSPSPSPVPRSVASEQDVCDPRNLTVGISSADFANAPSADTREHILPLRDEHHVQIAAPSELVQYAGYPTFEPIFDLDTEDEFSGMVAYAQPDINYQDSKRQRLDLVPGLIEDDGFFSDESFSDEDEMAHGGFSPLSEFSVPEDSAAAQSKSKRKTTKKVELAINTAQSTTQQASTAPTSGAASTTSDNNDSAAPTPTQGSSVSRRGRKQSLTDDPSKTFVCTLCSRRFRRQEHLKRHYRSLHTHEKPFECSDCGKKFSRSDNLSQHQRTHGAGTMVMGVLTQPGEHQMHQQPIESVNGGDAGSVIRPKQEQQYPPQHLYPQQHRVSPDAHELGSMLFDVTSQMAGSSSSSVGYSDGDFSPSSQDRKPSQKKRKREE; translated from the coding sequence ATGGAATACGCACACCAAACTACGCCTCCAATGGCGCAAAGTCCATTTTTCTATTACCAACCAGAGCCAAGCCCAGAGTCAAGACAACATGGCCACTTCACCCCTCACCCACAGCAACCGCATGGCCTTCCAATGACAATCGTGCCATCGAGCCCAGAGCAGATGATGCACTaccagcagcagcagcagcaggcAATGTACCACCGCCCACAATCTGCGCACATCTACTACCAGCAGCACGCATATGGACCACCTCCAATGCTTACACCAGACGCTTCGCCTCGCCAACAGCAGAAACCCCATTATGTCATGCAGCACGAAGCCCATGGCCTAGTACCGATCGATACCGAATGCCATTACTTCCCAGCGACGCCCACTCTCTCAGCATCTGGATCATTCAGCTCGGCTTCGACTCCTCCACCAACGTGTGACATCATCCCAACTCCAGTGAATGGACAGAGCGTGTTTTTCGCCAAGCCACAAATGGTGTACCAGCCTGCAGTGAAGCAAGGCTGTGAAGAGGAGGTGTTTTCTGAGGTGCTGGCAGGCGGTGACTGGACGCGCCCTGGCTCCCCGCCAATGACGCCAGTGTTTCTCTCGCACCACAATTCTGCTTCTGCAGCCAGCGGCACATCCTACGAACTCGCAACGGGATCCAACTCGAAGCAGGTGTCACCATCGCCATCGCCCGTGCCTCGCTCGGTCGCTTCCGAACAGGACGTGTGCGACCCTCGGAATTTGACGGTCGGCATTTCAAGTGCCGACTTCGCAAACGCGCCATCTGCGGATACCAGGGAGCACATTTTACCCCTGAGAGACGAACATCACGTTCAGATTGCTGCACCAAGTGAACTCGTGCAATACGCCGGCTACCCGACCTTCGAGCCCATCTTCGATCTCGACACTGAGGACGAGTTCTCTGGCATGGTCGCGTACGCTCAACCAGACATCAACTACCAAGACAGCAAGCGCCAACGCCTCGACCTTGTGCCAGGCCTCATCGAGGACGACGGTTTCTTCAGCGACGAGAGCTTCAGCGACGAAGACGAGATGGCACACGGCGGCTTCTCACCACTGTCCGAGTTTTCGGTGCCGGAAGACTCTGCTGCCGCGCAGTCCAAGTCGAAACGCAAGACCACCAAGAAGGTCGAGCTTGCCATCAACACTGCGCAGTCGACTACTCAACAGGCCTCAACCGCACCAACATCAGGTGCAGCCAGCACAACATCTGACAACAACGACTCTGCCGCCCCAACACCAACCCAAGGCAGCAGCGTTTCTCGCCGTGGTCGCAAGCAGTCCCTGACAGATGACCCCTCCAAGACCTTCGTCTGCACTCTCTGCAGTCGTCGCTTCCGCCGACAAGAACACCTCAAACGCCACTACCGGTCGCTCCACACTCACGAGAAGCCCTTTGAGTGCTCCGACTGCGGCAAGAAGTTCTCTCGCTCCGACAACCTGTCACAGCACCAGAGGACACACGGCGCCGGTACCATGGTCATGGGTGTTCTCACACAGCCAGGCGAGCACCAGATGCACCAACAACCCATCGAATCCGTCAACGGCGGTGATGCAGGCAGTGTGATCCGGCCCAAGCAGGAGCAGCAATACCCGCCACAACATCTCTACCCTCAACAACATCGAGTCAGCCCAGACGCCCACGAGCTCGGCTCGATGCTGTTCGACGTGACCTCACAGATGGCTGGCTCAAGCTCAAGCAGCGTTGGCTACTCCGATGGCGACTTCAGCCCGTCTTCCCAAGACAGGAAGCCATCGCAGAAGAAGCGCAAGCGGGAAGAATAG
- a CDS encoding Methylthioribose-1-phosphate isomerase → MVLEAIRYKPGSLYILNQLQLPHQEEYDEIKTAEDGWHAIKDMRTRGAPAIAIVAALSLAVELTHTKTSNNAEEVCAFIIEKLNYLVTSRPTAVNLADAAGKLKKITQTAAASSKNDGAAVSKAYIDAAAAMLTADVSDNKGIGHHGAAWILKNTSYSGPISVLTHCNTGSLATAGYGTALGVIRSLHSTGSLHHAFCTETRPYDQGSRLTAFELVHDKIPATLITDSMASALLRLKGGKDRIAAIVVGADRVAANGDTANKIGTYQLAITAKHHSVKFLVAAPRTTIDLNTPSGEAIIIEERPGVEMTMLKGPRFDGVNVDLSSVEQISIAAKGIDVWNPSFDVTPADLIDGIITEIGVFEKDGSGKFDLTAAMEAKNESVKPSTVGGL, encoded by the coding sequence ATGGTCCTCGAAGCCATCCGCTACAAGCCAGGGAGTCTCTACATCCTCAACCAGCTCCAGCTCCCACACCAAGAAGAATATGACGAGATTAAGACCGCCGAAGATGGCTGGCACGCCATCAAAGACATGCGCACTCGCGGAGCACCAGCCATAGCAATAGTCGCCGCCCTCTCCCTGGCAGTCGAACTCACCCACACCAAGACTTCCAACAACGCAGAAGAAGTCTGCGCCTTCATCATCGAGAAACTCAACTACCTCGTCACCAGCCGTCCCACAGCCGTCAACCTCGCCGACGCAGCCGGCAAGCTCAAGAAAATCACTCAAACCGCCGCCGCCTCCTCCAAGAACGATGGCGCCGCCGTCTCGAAGGCCTACATCGACGCAGCAGCCGCTATGCTCACTGCCGACGTCTCCGACAACAAAGGAATCGGCCACCACGGCGCAGCCTGGATCCTCAAGAACACCTCCTACTCCGGCCCCATTTCAGTCCTAACCCACTGCAACACCGGCTCCCTCGCGACCGCCGGCTACGGCACAGCACTCGGCGTAATCCGATCCCTGCACTCCACCGGCTCCCTCCACCACGCCTTCTGCACGGAGACACGACCCTACGACCAAGGCTCCCGCCTCACAGCCTTCGAACTAGTCCACGACAAGATCCCCGCCACGCTCATTACAGATTCCATGGCATCTGCTCTCCTCCGTCTAAAGGGTGGTAAGGACCGCATTGCGGCTATAGTAGTAGGCGCCGACCGCGTCGCAGCAAACGGCGACACAGCCAACAAGATCGGAACGTACCAACTCGCCATCACAGCCAAGCACCACAGTGTGAAATTCCTCGTCGCTGCACCCCGGACGACCATCGATCTGAACACACCCTCCGGCGAAGCGATCATAATTGAAGAGCGCCCAGGGGTAGAAATGACGATGCTCAAGGGGCCCAGGTTCGACGGTGTGAATGTCGATCTTAGCTCAGTGGAGCAGATCAGTATTGCGGCCAAGGGGATAGATGTATGGAATCCATCTTTCGATGTCACGCCAGCGGACCTGATCGATGGGATTATTACGGAGATTGGGGTGTTTGAGAAAGATGGGAGTGGCAAGTTTGATCTCACGGCTGCGATGGAGGCGAAAAATGAGAGCGTTAAGCCTAGCACTGTGGGTGGGCTGTAG
- a CDS encoding Proteasome subunit beta type-3 — MSSPFSINGGACVAMVGKDCVAIACDLRLGLQSLTVSNNFPKVFNYGPSLYLGLTGLATDVSSVSELFRYKVNMYRLREERDIAPQTFANLVSSSLYERRFGPWFIGPVVAGINHTTGKPFICGFDSIGCIDFAKDFIVSGTASDQLFGTCEGLWEPDLGPEDLFETISQALLNAVDRDALSGWGAHVYIIEKDKVTKRLLKGRQD, encoded by the exons ATGTCCTCGCCGTTCTCCATCA ACGGCGGCGCCTGCGTGGCAATGGTGGGCAAAGACTGCGTAGCCATCGCCTGCGATCTCCGACTCGGCCTCCAATCTCTCACCGTCAGCAACAACTTCCCCAAGGTCTTCAACTACGGCCCCAGCCTCTACCTCGGCCTCACAGGCCTCGCGACCGACGTCAGCTCCGTCTCAGAGCTGTTCCGATACAAAGTCAACATGTACCGGTTACGGGAGGAGAGAGACATTGCGCCACAGACCTTCGCGAACTTGGTGTCGAGTAGCTTGTACGAGAGGCGGTTTGGCCCGTGGTTCATCGGTCCAGTTGTGGCGGGTATCAACCACACAACAGGGAAGCCGTTCATTTGCGG CTTCGACTCAATCGGCTGTATCGACTTCGCAAAGGACTTCATCGTCTCCGGCACAGCTTCAGATCAACTCTTCGGAACCTGCGAAGGTCTCTGGGAGCCCGACCTCGGCCCCGAGGACCTCTTTGAGACCATCTCTCAAGCACTCCTCAACGCAGTCGACCGCGATGCACTATCAGGTTGGGGCGCGCACGTGTACATCATCGAGAAGGACAAGGTGACCAAGAGACTGTTGAAGGGACGACAAGATTAG